In the genome of Deltaproteobacteria bacterium, the window AGCGGCGAACGGCTTCGTTCGCTGTGCGTTCGAAGTCGAAAAGACAACGAAGTCGCAAAGCCGGTATGACAAGATCGCGCTCGCCTATCTCGCCTATTCGAAAGTGAACGTGATTCTTTTTGGATGCGGAGGCCGCGCAACTGAGGCGGCCGTTCGGCGGTCGTTTGAGGGCAGACTCTATGTGGAGAGAAAACGTGTGCCAGGTATTTTTCAATACCCGGATTTCGCAAATGATGGTCTTCGGGCGGCAATTCGATTCGGATCAATGGAGTACACGGTTGAAAAAGTTCTTGAGATCGCGACGAAGCAATCGCTTCCGGCCCAAGCTTCTAAGCGGATTCTAAATGAAAAATCCATTTCATTTAGAATCCCGACAGACGGTGAGGCTGCATGAGCAAAATCGTGAAACAAAACAGAAAGATCGGGACCACCCAACCCCGCCCCCTTGAAACAAGTTTCTTCCTGTCCACCCCCACCCAACGAGTTGAGTGAAGGTGGACAGGAACCAGGGGGCGGGGTTGGGTGGAAGATGAGAAAGTCAGTTGGACATATTGATAGAGAGATAATTATTTTTTGAAGAGAAACAAGAGGGCACAGGACCAGAGGGATAGTCTGAACGAGATTTTTTGTGGAAGCGATCTTGTTTGATTTGTTGATTGTGCTTTTGTGCGGAGCTTTGGAATTGGACTATTCCCTTTGGCCCCGCGCCCTCAAGTAACTGCCGAGCCCATTCGGGCTTCGCGGTTTTAAACCCCTAAGGGAGGTGCAAATATGGATATGGAAAAGGAAAGGCCGGATCAAAAGGTCGATCAAGAAAACATCATCAAGATTACCGTCACGAAGGAGGCCGGAGAAATACTCGCCGATTTGGTGGTACGAGCAAACGAAGGGTTCGAGGGCGGTAAGATCAATCGTCAAAACCTTGCGAGCTACGTAATTGAGAAATTCAAAAACAATTTTTCGGATAAGGATCTCGCTCAGCTCAGACAGCTACATTACGATGACGCGGCCATGCTTGAGGCGATGTACCGAAAAATGAAAGAAACTGGGGATATTCCGGATTTCTTACGAGAAGCCCTGAAAAAGCAGTTCCATGGAATTGATGACTCATTGAAGCGAACAAAAAAGTCATTGACGAAAGAGTACATCAATGATGTACAGTCTTCAGATGGGGAAACGACATGAAAGGTTCCGAATTCAAAGCGATAAGGGAAGGCTTGGGTTTGTCGCAGGATGAACTAGCGGCTGTTCTTTGTCTTTCGGGCAAGCAGGCCGTGAGCAACATCGAAACGGGTTTTCGGAATCCGAGCAAGTTGTCGGCGGTCTTAATGCGGGTGTTCTCTGGTCTTTCCAGATCGCGATTCAAAGAACTCAGCGGTTTGATGTTGGAACTTGGCTCCGACATTCATGGCGGAAAGAAGCGGGGCCGATGACTCGCGGGCGTAAACGGAATCCCTTGTTCGCGGTTCGCAGCGATCTGCCCGTGACGTTGTATCCAACGAGTGAACCCGTATCGGACTTCTTGAAACGACACGATGAAGTGCAATCGATAATCGTCAAAATGATTTTGTTGAGCAAACGTAGAGGTCGCCCCTCAGAACAGGATCAAGACCATGAAGAAGCCGCTTAAAATTGGTGCTTATGTTCGGGTTTCTACTGATCGCCAGGTTCAGGTATTTGAGGGATCGCTCGATACCCAAAAGTATCGCATGGCTGAGTTCGTAAAAGGTCGAAACAAGGACAATAAAAATTGGGGCGAGATCGTCGAATTCTATGTCGAGGAAGGTCTATCTGCGGGAACAGATAAGAGACCTCAGTATCAGCGGATCATGTCCGATGTTCGCGCAGGTAAAATAAATCTGATTCTCGTCTCAGACATTTCGCGACTCTCAAGAAATACGCACGATTTCGGAGTTCTATTGAAAGAGCTTGAGCAGTGCAACGCGAGCTATCTGTCGATGAAAGAGCAATTCGATACGACGACACCCGCCGGTCGGCTCATGATCAACATGGTCGTAAATATGGCGCAATTTGAACGAGAGATAACGTCAGAACGCGTATCCATCAATGTCTGTTCGCGTGCTCTACGTGGTTTCGTTAGCGGCGCGCCAGCTCCACTCGGACTGCATCGCGTGAAAGAGAAGCCTGGAGTTTTAGTAGTGAATGAGAAAGAGGCGAAAGACATTCGGACAATCTTCGATGTCTTTCGTGAACAGGGTAGCGTTGGTAAGACGATGCCGGTCATCGAGGCTCTCGGCATACGTCCTCGTTCCAAGAAGTCGAAAGTCGACGGAATTGTTCCCGGCAAGTGGATTCATGATCAGCTGAGGGATATTCTCTCGAACCCGGCTTACGTGGGCATCAAAGAGGTTAACAAAAAGTACAAGCACTCGGATTCGGTGAATCTAAAACCTTGGCAAGGTTATCAGCAGGTCAAAGCGAGTTGGCCTGCCGTCGTGAAGCAGGAAGTCTTCGACGACGTTCAGAGAATGCTCAATGAGAACCTTCTGGTTGAAAGACGTCGCGTGGACGGTGCCGAAAGGCGAATATTTTTGTTAACCGGCATTCTCCACTGCGGCGAATGCGGCCGACCGATGAGTGGTCAGTCCTCGCATGGTGCGAACCAGGTTCACCGATACTATTCACACACCGTAAAACGTAACAGCGAAGTAAAGTGTTTAGTCAAACG includes:
- a CDS encoding recombinase family protein, producing MKKPLKIGAYVRVSTDRQVQVFEGSLDTQKYRMAEFVKGRNKDNKNWGEIVEFYVEEGLSAGTDKRPQYQRIMSDVRAGKINLILVSDISRLSRNTHDFGVLLKELEQCNASYLSMKEQFDTTTPAGRLMINMVVNMAQFEREITSERVSINVCSRALRGFVSGAPAPLGLHRVKEKPGVLVVNEKEAKDIRTIFDVFREQGSVGKTMPVIEALGIRPRSKKSKVDGIVPGKWIHDQLRDILSNPAYVGIKEVNKKYKHSDSVNLKPWQGYQQVKASWPAVVKQEVFDDVQRMLNENLLVERRRVDGAERRIFLLTGILHCGECGRPMSGQSSHGANQVHRYYSHTVKRNSEVKCLVKRVRADEIEQVVINHFTEVSGRAGYFDTIQSKLKEAVSHIPEKISEEISELKEAAAQIEKEISSTFKLQLQVSGGSEAAALTAEHLEKLGRDKKLVMNRLVEAEELLNVQKDSAGLRNVIEGRIRDFKKAFHKASPATKRRLVRRVLWKLVYQPNRLDIYFNFAEGREEKANSPFEAREPGKLIRFERKIESEERFSNSQPALNLSFENLRVDGIGWGARTRTWE
- a CDS encoding helix-turn-helix domain-containing protein; the encoded protein is MKGSEFKAIREGLGLSQDELAAVLCLSGKQAVSNIETGFRNPSKLSAVLMRVFSGLSRSRFKELSGLMLELGSDIHGGKKRGR